The following are encoded together in the Callithrix jacchus isolate 240 chromosome 19, calJac240_pri, whole genome shotgun sequence genome:
- the LOC100397481 gene encoding small ribosomal subunit protein eS24, with translation MNDTVTIRTRKFMTNRLLQRKQMVIDVLHPGKATVPKTEIREKLAKMYKTTPDVIFVFGFRTHFGGGKTTGFGMIYDSLDYAKKNEPKHRLARHGLYEKKKTSRKQRKERKNRMKKVRGTAKANVGAGKKK, from the coding sequence ATGAACGACACAGTAACTATCCGCACTAGAAAGTTCATGACCAACCGACTACTTCAGAGGAAACAAATGGTCATTGACGTCCTTCACCCTGGGAAGGCAACAGTGCCTAAGACAGAAATTCGGGAAAAACTAGCTAAAATGTACAAGACCACACCGgatgtcatttttgtatttggatTCAGAACTCATTTTGGTGGTGGCAAGACAACTGGCTTTGGCATGATTTATGATTCCCTggattatgcaaagaaaaatgaacccaaacATAGACTTGCAAGACATGGCCTGTATGAGAAGAAGAAGACCTCAAGAAAGCAACGAAAGGAACGcaagaacagaatgaagaaagtcAGGGGGACTGCAAAGGCCAACGTTGGTGCTGGCAAAAAGAAGTGA